AAATTGTTTGGTTTTATAAGTAGAGAGAAAATTATCCCACATTTTAATATGAGTCCAAGTTTTTTTGATGGAGAGTTTGGAAAAAATTGCTCTGATTTAATGGATCCAGAACTAGATCCAGAAAAACAATTTAGAGAAGGAGTTAACGAAGAATTATTTAAATACGCGAAAAAATATAAATGCAAGTTTCTTAAGTCAGATACAGGAGAACCCATAGTAAAAGATATAGGAAGGGAATGGCAAAAAAATAATTCAATAAATAAATTTGTTAGTAATGGTAAATCGTATTGGGAGATATAGAATTATATATTTCAAATGCTATAATTATTTTATTTATTATTTTAATTTTATTAAACAGAAAATATTTTCTGATATGAAAATGTCTGTATTTTACATTATAATATTTAAAGGCCTTTCACGAAAAAGTTAATTTTGGGTAGAATAATTGGTATGAAAGCAATAATCCTAGCTGGCGGTTATGGGACACGGATCAGCGAAGAATCCCATTCTCGCCCTAAGCCGATGGTTGAGGTCGGGGGCAGGCCCCTTCTCTGGCACATCATGAAGCTCTATTCCCATTTCGGTGTTCAGGATTTCATTATCTGCTGTGGGTACAAGGGTTATGTAATCAAGGAGTATTTTTCGAACTACTTCATGCATATGTCGGATGTGACCTTTGACATGGGCAGCAATCGTGTCACCTATCACCAGAACCGCGCGGAGCCTTGGCGGGTGACCTTGATTGATACGGGTGAGGGTACGATGACAGGCGGTCGTTTGAAGCGCGTTGCAGGTCACCTGGAGCCAGGCGAACCCTTTTTCTTCACCTATGGCGATGGTCTTGCGGACATAAATATTTCAGCCCAACTCGCATTTCATCGTGAACATGGCAGACAGGCAACGGTTGCTGCTGTGAAGCCACCAGGTCGTTATGGTGCGCTGGAAGCGAATGATGCGGGGCATGTTGAACGTTTCGTTGAAAAGCCAAGGGGTGACGGCGGGCGCATCAATGGAGGCTTTTTTATCCTCGAGCCCGGAACGGTGGAGTTGATTGATGGAGACGCTACCTCTTGGGAAGAGAAGCCCTTGAGGGTGTTGGCAGAGCGCGGTGAACTCCGGGCGTTTAACCACGATGGCTTCTGGCAACCCATGGATACCTTGCGCGAAAAGACCCAGCTCGAGGATC
The Fodinicurvata sediminis DSM 21159 genome window above contains:
- the rfbF gene encoding glucose-1-phosphate cytidylyltransferase — translated: MKAIILAGGYGTRISEESHSRPKPMVEVGGRPLLWHIMKLYSHFGVQDFIICCGYKGYVIKEYFSNYFMHMSDVTFDMGSNRVTYHQNRAEPWRVTLIDTGEGTMTGGRLKRVAGHLEPGEPFFFTYGDGLADINISAQLAFHREHGRQATVAAVKPPGRYGALEANDAGHVERFVEKPRGDGGRINGGFFILEPGTVELIDGDATSWEEKPLRVLAERGELRAFNHDGFWQPMDTLREKTQLEDLWATGKAPWALWT